A window of Quercus robur chromosome 12, dhQueRobu3.1, whole genome shotgun sequence genomic DNA:
ATATCTGGAGATAGAGGACAAAGGATGAAAACTatttttctttcccttgatAGAGCACAGTGGTGATTTCCCCTCTATGTGATGAGAAGATGAATGgcatgttttagtgtttttagtCCAAGTGATCGAGAGAGACATCTGGAGATAGAGGTAGACCAAGAggtagaaaatgaaaagaaaaaatgaagataaagaGGAGAAGTGGGATACATGTGTGGAGGtgaaaaaacaagagaaaaaaagaaaagaaaaagaacaaagtagggatggaaaaaatgaagagagaagaaaaaataaaattgagaaatgttaccacaatattttacaattctttcataataaattttaagcaGCAGGTTGTTATTGGCTATTAtagttaagaaaataaaatttagtggtgggttcaaattagaactcgtaacaacttatcacataGGAACATAACACTTCTCATAAAAATTAGATGATCCTACGACTATCATTGTCACAAGTGCTACACaagatttgttaaaaaaaatatcaccaaaaaatttaaatattaaagaaagaacgataaaataatatttaaatattatagaaaaaatatagagagactgttggaaagtgtatttaaaaaagtaaGTAGTCACTGTCTGAACAGTACAcaaatttgtacaatttttttttccaataatgaTAATTTGCCTGTAGAACTTGTCTCTGCTTGTAAGGTAACTATGCTCCTCTTTCCCTTGTTTAATGTTAATAGAAGATTATTAAAAATAGGACAAAACTTATGTATAGTACCTTAGATGCTGTTTCTTAGGTTCTCCTCTTAAGATTTtgtcatgtggctacttaacttaaaaaatacagattctcaaaaaaaaaaaaaacttaaaaaatacacttccatcaaTGAGAAAAAAAGTTACATGGTAGAATTTTAAGTGAAAAACTTAAGGCACAGCACATAAATTATGTACCTAAGTCttactcttaaaatatatatatatatatatatataaatttgaagaGGTTGCTAGAGATGTTCTAACGTCGTAAAATGGCTCCTAGGTAGTGTGTACCATAATGTCCCACACTACTCTATTTTTACCATGTAGCATTACCGAATAAATAGGTATTACACTACAATAAAATTGCTGTGTAGCAGTAGATAGTTAAAGACTTCAGGCTCAGTCTTGCAAATTACCATATGACCGCACcattaaccaatcaaatgcaACTCTTCCTTTCTATTGAAGCTTCTACACCTTGGAGgcgtgtaatatatatatatatatatgcgtgtgtgtgtgttggtgAAGTTGAATTTTGTAATGTGAAAATATATCCCAATATATAAGCATTATATAACTCACTTctgcggtttttttttttttcctgaaaagtATTTGTGTCCTTTAAAAATTGAATCCGTTGAGGTTGAGGATGGTATTTTGGGCCAAGCATTACTAGTTATGGACCTCCGCATCCATTTGGTACACACACCATGCAGGCCTGAGCGTgcatattttctcttttctggATTGGCTATAGTTTAGTATACTGAGTCTACTGACAATGTGGACTTCAGTCCATTACTGAAGTGGGATTAAATTAAACAGGTTTGGGATTTGCTAAAACTTGGAGTTCAGGCGTATTGAACTTGATCAGTCTACCGAAACTTGGAGTTGCTCTGCTACGCAATGTAATACAAATTTGCTCAAACTGTGAAATTATATGAAAGTATAATTCACTGGGCCTTGCCCTTCAATTTGGTCATACAAATTTTTGAGCGGGCCATGTAAACCAGTTTAGGTTACATGTGACCCAAATTCTATATGCACTCTTTCCTTTGGGACCAAActtattcattatatatataataataaaaaaggatgGAACATATTATAAGTGTATGTAATCATGTATATATTagatatgtataaaaaatatggaTAGTTGGATTCATGTTCAATTCTTAGGATAGCAACAACCATAGTGGCTATGAATCTATAATTGGCATCAATTAATAGAGATGCATAAAGGgagacaataaaattttttttattatatattttttgttaaattatctTAGTTGGTCCCTACAAAGTTACATTACACTAGTAGAAACATAATCACTTGGACACGGGTTTGGGTGAGAATTCATTGGATAAGGTGGACTACTGTCTATATGCTCGAGCCAAAGGCAATCAATGCATTTTCGCAATTCGCATTTTAGGAACTTTGGAAGTATGTCTACTACACCATCGATCTATCTAAAAAGGAGGTATGATTGGTTAAATATTCATCTCATGTCACTTGTTGGGAAACAAGAGAGAGAATTGCTTCTAATTTTCAATTGAGGAGCTAAATTAGACTTATTTGGAGtggttccatttttttttttttttttttttttgagagagtggagtggttctaaatttttttttttttttgatggaaagtGGAGTGGTTCCAATTGATTACAATAGTTGGTAGGTTAGATATTAGTTGACTGGTGAGATATTAGGGTTTTACTAATGTATGACATgcattaataaactattttaagaaacattttatggaaaaatgactaactttttaaaataattttttaaatttcacataaatttttttttcaaataaattattaatgtatgTTCTAAACTCTagatattgtgattgatttgtACACTTTTTACTATCCATAGTTCAAAACGAAAGCATATTAAGTTTTGGATTGCTCCATACTTTTGGACTATTTATAGAGTTCAAATCAGTTGAGAAACTTTATTCCTGATTTGCCCTTTCCAATTGATACAAATGATTTACTTACCATTTCATGCTGATTGGTGAATGTTCTTTTGCCTTGCTGATGGCATgataattttaagtaaaaaaactaaatgacTATTAGAAGTTCGCTTAAAACTAgcacttcatttttatttttatattttgagaaaaattttgtaGCTTTTATTGAGCAAAGTAAGTCAAATCGATTAAAATTACAACACTAAAGTGTGAAGAAACGTTTTTCATCCATaccaaaaaactacaaacatgTCTAACATGACTAATAAGATTGTGAGTTACAAAGTTTCCTTGTCTTCGAATATTGGAATAACTAAAACCTAGCACTTCATTTAGTTGCACACTTATCAAACCATTTTCAAGTTGTATAGGCATTTCACTCAATCATTCAAACCCTTTTGTACCcaaatttaaagagaaaagaatTTGCCTTCCATAACTTAGCCCAATAACGCACTAATGACTAGACATAACACATACACAgataaatatctaaaaatatctaagtaTCGCTAACTGTAATTCATAATAAGTTGATCGCTGAGTATTAGATAAGTGGTGTGAATTAAGACACATCATCCTAATAATGTTAAATGTCACCATAGTCTTCTATTACAAacgaaaatgaatgaaaaaactaatatgaaaacataatcaaatataaacgattaaaaacataaatgatCAAAATGTAAACATTCTCACATTTtaagataagtaaaaaaaaaaaaaaaaaaaaaaaaaaaaccaatttccttttttagcattttttttttttaaatttgtttatttttccttGGTTGGACAACATATTGGGCGGCCCGAACCCCGAAGAATCTGACAGAGCAGAGCGAAGGACGGAGAATCTCTGGCGTTATGTAGTCACAGAGAAACAGGGTACGTTGAATCTAAACGCAAATCCAATTCCATTTTTCTTGGATAAAACTGGACCGAAATAGGAAATTAGACTAAAACAGACACACAGTACAAAAGTAaaatcatttcatttcttttcacaGCCACTGGTCTGGTCTGGTCTGCccagataaagataaaaaagagaacacccagaagaaaagaaaaaaaataagatcttaaatattaaaaaagaaaaagaaagaagacaaaaagaGTACGTCATCACGTGAAAAACACGTGAAGATTCTTATCCTCTGACAAGTGAAAATcagatcatatatatataatccaaaGTCGAAGGACTAATGTCCACAAATTATTCGCCATGTGTGATGATCTCGACCCTTATTACATATTGTCACGACCCCACACTATTTTTTTTGTACCCGCTTAGCTTAGCCTAAGCCAGCCTAGCTTAGCTATAGGCTAACGGGAAAGAGCTCGACGGAGCTTTTGAGCCAAAAGGTATGGTGCACTCAAATGGGGCAAATGACCCTCAGTCTCGAGCATCTCCACGGTGTTACGACCACCCAAATGGTCCTTCAAATAGGTTGCAACTGAGGCTGGAACAGACACATCTCGAGCTGTCTGAAATATGCAACAAGGTACTTTGACTAGGCCTAGGACCCCTCTCAGATCGCTGTTGAAAATCATGCGGGAAACGAACAAGGATATGTCAGGCCTCATGTTGAATAGGGTTCGACTGAATTCTCGAACTGCTGTTGGAACATCAGCTCCCACTGCCAATGGTGCGAAACCGTTCACCCATGCCTCGTAATTCGACTGCATTGCTTCGAAAACTTTCTCAATCTCTCCTTGCTCGAACCCACCGTGGTAATCATTGTCGTTTAGGAATCTAAAATTGTATGCACACCCAACTCagtatataactttttttttccattttgatcAAATTCAGGTTTTATACTAATACATAATCTAATAAGCTGAATTGTTCAATtactaatataaatatatatcacTACTTCTTGACCATTACTTGATGACATGTGTGAACCATTATTTTCACATGGATCAACTCGATGATCTGACAGTCTCACATGACAAAAGTTGTGGTGCGAAAATTGTCTCAACatataatataatgaaataatCGAGTTGACTATTTTGTTACCTTGGAGAAGCGCCGATGAGGATGAGCTTGGAGAAGAGTTCAGGGCGGCGAATGGCGGCTAAGATTCCGATCATGGCGGAGACGGAGTGGCCGACGTAGGCGCAGCGATCGACGCGGTGGGCGTCGAGGATGTAGAGCAAGTCATCGACATAGGCGTCGAGAGTGGTGTAGCGGCGAAAATCGAAGAAGTCAGGGTTGACACTGCCGGCACAGACGAGGTCATAGAGAATGACTCGGTAGTAGGGTGTGAAGTAAGGGAGAATTCTCTGCCACACGGACTGGTCTGTGCCGAAGCCATGAGCCAGAACCAAGGTTTTCTGACCGGACCCTTCTACACGGACATTGAGATTTTCTAAGAGACTGGTGCCCATGTGGATTgtgggaaagagagagagagagagagaggtgagaaaagaaagaggaaaatgaGGAGTGTGATTTGTTGGGCAGTACAATGGGGGTTACTGTGTGAGAAGGCAAAATAGGTGGGTAGGTGTTGTGGACTTGTGGGGTTTGGGTATTTTATATCTTATCTCTCTGTGTcaattgttgttgtttgtgttgTTACTTCTTAAAAGTCTTCGTAGGTTTTGGGTTCTATTTATACTGCTACGAGCATACGATAACTGTAcatactttaaaataaataaataaataaaatgataaagatatatgtatttatggtgtccatgtcatttttcttttctttctttttatcaaattaatatattgatattctcaacaaaaaaaatagatattgatactattttttttttggtcaattaCCCTATCGGCACATATAGGATTagcattttgttttgtatttgcAGTAGACccaaatgaaaaagtgatattccATATGAGTGATGGTGTGAAAAATACTATGAATTTTTCGTTTTTAATGGCATAACTCTTTATTAGTTGGGATTTGATCCCAAATCTTTTATTTGgtaataaaaacattttaactAGTGTATTTGCTTCAAAAG
This region includes:
- the LOC126709001 gene encoding probable strigolactone esterase DAD2 encodes the protein MGTSLLENLNVRVEGSGQKTLVLAHGFGTDQSVWQRILPYFTPYYRVILYDLVCAGSVNPDFFDFRRYTTLDAYVDDLLYILDAHRVDRCAYVGHSVSAMIGILAAIRRPELFSKLILIGASPRFLNDNDYHGGFEQGEIEKVFEAMQSNYEAWVNGFAPLAVGADVPTAVREFSRTLFNMRPDISLFVSRMIFNSDLRGVLGLVKVPCCIFQTARDVSVPASVATYLKDHLGGRNTVEMLETEGHLPHLSAPYLLAQKLRRALSR